From one Lycium barbarum isolate Lr01 chromosome 6, ASM1917538v2, whole genome shotgun sequence genomic stretch:
- the LOC132644422 gene encoding uncharacterized protein LOC132644422, whose amino-acid sequence MAKKSGKLPLGKSPRPTLQHLKPSSTTKPRVKIRLKEFQRRGHYASGCPNRRTITIVREKYRTDDEDESGNGNDDEGERIEYEGDSDEEVEISYKEALNHAIVTRRAMRALAREESDQRENLFHARCKIVDKVYSLIIDGGSSCHLLLGRPWQFDIDAQHSRRTNKYSFVVKGKKYILNPLTSYQVSEDYRVTRELREKYQKEDKENSKRETLLVISGEGTSQDGSKKCLLAKTSNCLKGLDERHFMVCLVNKDLFLNANQDTSTFPSSISSLLSNSEETKELRRQVEELLKKGLVKESLSPCAAPVILVPKKDGTWRMCIDCRAVNKITVKYRHPIRRLNDMLDELCGSNLFSKIDLRSGYHQIRTNLGDEWKTAFKTKFGLYEWLVMPFGLTNAPSTFMRLMNYVLKPFINNFVVVYFDDILVYNKSMEEHVSHLRLVFDVLMHKKLFANMKNCAFGVDKVVFSGFVVSVHGVEVDEEKVESIRTWPTPKNATDVRSFHGLASFYRRFVKVFNTITSPMTKLIKKEVPFV is encoded by the exons ATGGCaaagaaaagtggaaaacttCCACTTGGGAAAAGCCCAAGACCAACACTCCAACACCTCAAGCCAAGTTCAACTACAAAGCCAAGGGTGAAGATAAGGCTAAAGGAG TTCCAAAGAAGAGGGCACTATGCAAGTGGTTGTCCCAATCGGAGGACAATTACTATTGTGAGGGAGAAGTACcgaaccgatgatgaagatgagaGTGGGAATGGTAATGATGACGAGGGAGAAAGAATTGAGTATGAGGGTGATTCCGATGAAGAGGTTGAGATAAGTTATAAAGAAGCCTTGAATCATGCTATTGTGACTAGAAGAGCCATGAGGGCTCTAGCTAGGGAAGAGAGTGACCAAAGGGAGAATTTGTTCCATGCAAGGTGTAAAATTGTGGACAAGGTGTATTCCTTGATTATTGATGGTGGGAGTT CTTGCCATCTATTGCTTGGAAGACCTTGGCAATTTGATATTGATGCCCAACATAGTAGGAGAACTAACAAGTACTCATTTGTGGTCAAGGGGAAAAAGTACATTCTTAACCCACTAACCTCTTACCAAGTGAGTGAGGATTATAGAGTGACGAGGGAGCTTCGGGAAAAGTATCAAAAGGAAGACAAGGAGAATAGTAAGAGGGAGACTTTATTGGTCATAAGTGGAGAGGGAACATCTCAGGATGGTTCCAAGAAATGTTTGTTGGCCAAAACAAGTAATTGCTTAAAGGGGCTTGATGAGAGGCACTTCATGGTGTGTCTTGTCAACAAGGACCTTTTCTTAAATGCTAACCAAGATACTAGCACTTTTCCTAGTAGTATATCTTCTCTTTT GAGCAATTCGGAGGAAACAAAAGAGTTGCGAAGACAAGTTGAGGAGCTACTCAAGAAGGGTCTAGTCAAGGAAAGCCTTAGCCCATGTGCCGCACCGGTGATTCTTGTTCCAAAAAAGGATGGCACTTGGAGGATGTGCATCGATTGTAGAGCCGTTAACAAAATCACGGTAAAGTATAGACATCCCATTCGTAGACTCAATGATATGTTAGATGAACTTTGTGGCTCTAATTTGTTTTCAAAAATTGATCTTAGAAGTGgttatcaccaaattcgtacaaATCTGGGTGATGAATGGAAAACGGCCTttaagaccaagtttggtctatatgaatggctTGTTATGCCATTTGGCTTAACCAATGCACCTAGCACTTTCATGCGCCTAATGAACTATGTTTTGAAACCCTTTATAAATAACTTTGTTGTTGTCTActttgatgatattcttgtttaTAACAAATCTATGGAAGAACATGTGAGCCATTTAAGGCTAGTGTTTGATGTCTTAATGCATAAGAAGTTGTTTGCTAACATGAAGAATTGTGCTTTTGGGGTTGACAAAGTGGTGTTCTCAGGTTTTGTGGTAAGTGTCCATGGTgttgaggttgatgaagaaaAGGTGGAATCCATTAGAACTTGGCCAACTCCCAAAAATGCAACCGATGTGAGGAGTTTCCATGGGTTGGCAAGtttctatagaagatttgtaaagGTCTTTAATACAATTACCTCTCCAATGACCAAATTGATTAAAAAGGAGGTTCCTTTTGTGTGA